A window of Microthrixaceae bacterium contains these coding sequences:
- a CDS encoding aldehyde dehydrogenase family protein — MSNHDSFYIGGQWVAPVSDNGSAEVIHSATEELIATVPLGTAADVDAAVAAAKTAFETWSTTPADIRAKYLRDISAGLAARYGDIATTIQSEVGSPKTFSELIQAGLAVSDWENYAAIIETYEWETQLGNSLIVREPIGVVGAITPWNYPLYLIVCKLGPALAAGCTVVLKPSEVTPLNAYILAEVIHEVGLPAGVFNMVIGDGPTVGSAMSKHADIDMISFTGSGRAGAQVTKDSADTVKRVGLELGGKSANVVLDDADPAAVAMSAVFGCFINSGQTCSALTRVLIPASREQEYLDAIVAEASKVHLVDPHEEAPDLFHALGPLSSKAHQERVRSYIQKGIDEGAQLVLGGPEQPEDKEKGFYVKPTVFAGVTPEMSIAQEEIFGPVLSVLTYTDDDDAVRIANGTIYGLSGAVQSNDLERAKGIARRMRTGQVDINGGSFNAVAPFGGYKQSGNTRERGQWGLEEFLETKSIQLP, encoded by the coding sequence ATGAGTAATCACGACTCGTTCTACATCGGCGGCCAGTGGGTCGCTCCGGTGAGTGACAACGGCAGCGCTGAGGTCATTCACTCCGCCACCGAGGAACTGATCGCCACCGTGCCGCTCGGCACCGCAGCCGATGTCGACGCCGCCGTCGCCGCGGCCAAAACGGCGTTCGAAACCTGGTCGACCACGCCCGCCGACATCCGCGCCAAGTACCTGCGCGACATCAGCGCCGGTCTCGCCGCCCGCTACGGCGACATCGCCACCACCATCCAGTCCGAGGTCGGATCGCCCAAGACGTTCTCCGAACTCATCCAGGCTGGCCTCGCCGTGTCGGATTGGGAGAACTACGCCGCAATCATCGAGACCTACGAGTGGGAAACCCAACTCGGCAACAGCCTCATCGTGCGCGAGCCGATCGGCGTCGTCGGCGCGATCACGCCGTGGAACTACCCGCTGTATCTCATCGTGTGCAAGCTCGGCCCGGCCCTCGCCGCCGGCTGCACCGTCGTGTTGAAGCCCTCCGAAGTCACGCCGCTCAACGCCTATATCCTCGCTGAGGTCATCCACGAGGTCGGCCTTCCCGCAGGCGTGTTCAACATGGTCATCGGCGACGGACCCACGGTCGGATCGGCGATGTCGAAGCACGCGGACATCGACATGATCAGCTTCACCGGCTCGGGCCGTGCGGGCGCGCAGGTCACCAAGGATTCTGCCGACACCGTCAAGCGCGTCGGGCTTGAACTCGGCGGCAAGTCGGCCAACGTGGTCCTCGATGATGCCGACCCCGCGGCTGTCGCCATGTCGGCCGTGTTCGGCTGCTTCATCAACTCCGGCCAGACGTGTTCGGCGCTCACCCGCGTGCTGATCCCGGCGAGCCGCGAGCAGGAATACCTCGACGCGATCGTGGCGGAGGCGTCGAAGGTGCACCTCGTCGACCCGCACGAAGAAGCTCCGGACCTGTTCCACGCCCTCGGCCCGCTCAGCTCGAAGGCCCATCAGGAGCGGGTGCGTTCGTACATTCAAAAGGGCATCGACGAGGGCGCACAGTTGGTGCTGGGCGGACCCGAGCAACCCGAGGACAAGGAGAAGGGTTTCTACGTGAAGCCGACCGTGTTCGCCGGCGTCACCCCCGAGATGTCGATCGCACAGGAGGAGATCTTCGGCCCGGTGCTGTCGGTGCTCACCTACACCGATGACGACGACGCCGTGCGCATCGCCAATGGCACGATCTATGGCCTGTCGGGAGCGGTGCAATCGAACGACCTCGAGCGTGCCAAGGGAATCGCCCGCCGGATGCGCACCGGCCAGGTCGACATCAACGGCGGATCGTTCAACGCCGTGGCACCCTTCGGCGGCTACAAGCAGTCGGGCAACACCCGCGAGCGTGGCCAGTGGGGTCTCGAGGAATTCCTCGAGACAAAGTCGATCCAGCTTCCGTAA
- a CDS encoding DUF4258 domain-containing protein, with protein sequence MASAQRPKAWTFPIVITEHAYDKLIAIDLTYSEFEYLLRTSAEVIEDIEVDHRSTKEVILYLHWIRPLHVVVLVDRHRREERVVTVYEPTTNRWSHDFRRRKR encoded by the coding sequence TTGGCAAGCGCGCAACGTCCGAAAGCGTGGACCTTTCCGATCGTCATCACGGAGCACGCCTACGACAAGCTCATCGCGATCGACCTCACGTATTCAGAGTTCGAGTACCTCCTGCGAACCTCAGCCGAAGTGATCGAGGACATCGAGGTGGATCATCGCTCCACAAAGGAAGTGATCCTGTACCTACACTGGATTCGACCGCTTCACGTCGTAGTCCTCGTTGACCGTCATCGCCGTGAAGAGCGGGTCGTCACCGTGTACGAACCGACGACCAACCGATGGTCTCACGACTTCCGAAGGAGGAAGCGATAA
- a CDS encoding ABC transporter ATP-binding protein/permease: MSDRAADLDELSPAELAAREAVAADAPAAVAAAGAVAGAADELNRLVSTDRSTLYRDGARLVARIARAHPAPMVISVAAAFLFSGATVLGTVVLGRITDEVITPAFGDKGVSASTLWAAFAAVVVMSLLRGSGVIIRRYFAAVLEASMQATLRRGVVDKYLTVPLRYYHTKPTGELLSRTDSDVIGTTTMIKALPFSIGVAALVVFALISLAAADWTFALIAVVMFPLITLLYRIYSGLAVDPIRRSQERIAHVSAVAHESFDGALVVKTLGIEDVERDRFAAAADELRQERYRLAALRALFEPVLEVLPSVGTIVLVLVGAWRIDSGAASVGNLVQAAAMFSLLAMPMRIFGFFLQELPRSVVSIRRVDEVLDEADEPDGAGVVAPDRDRAVGVRFDNVTFSYGTSTPDEVGEGVGVDAGEGGVEVLDGVTFEIAPGETVALVGSTGSGKSTINDLLIRVIDPDSGTISVDGHDISTIDRQSLSSLVRIAFQESFLFSTTIRDNIVLAAGGGAAGGGEAGDSDLDARLEHVARVARVDRFVERLPAKWDTVVGERGVTLSGGQRQRVALARALMGSPKVLLLDDATSAVDPTIEAEILANLRAEHATLMVVAHRLSTILLADRVLFLNDGRIAGDGTHADLLANPDYAALVHAYEETETDEVEGEGDDD, from the coding sequence ATGTCCGACCGCGCCGCAGACCTCGACGAACTGAGCCCCGCTGAACTCGCCGCGCGCGAAGCTGTCGCCGCCGACGCTCCCGCGGCCGTCGCGGCAGCGGGCGCCGTGGCGGGCGCGGCCGACGAGCTCAACCGGCTCGTCAGCACCGATCGCAGCACCCTGTATCGCGACGGCGCCCGACTCGTCGCCCGGATCGCTCGCGCTCATCCGGCCCCGATGGTCATCTCGGTCGCAGCGGCCTTCCTGTTCTCGGGCGCCACCGTGTTGGGCACCGTGGTGCTCGGCCGTATCACCGACGAGGTCATCACCCCGGCGTTCGGTGACAAGGGCGTGAGCGCCTCGACCTTGTGGGCGGCCTTCGCTGCGGTCGTCGTCATGTCGCTGCTGCGCGGTTCGGGCGTCATCATCCGGCGCTACTTCGCGGCGGTGTTGGAAGCCTCGATGCAAGCGACACTGCGCCGCGGCGTCGTCGACAAATACCTCACCGTCCCGCTGCGCTACTACCACACCAAACCCACGGGCGAACTGCTCAGCCGCACCGACTCCGACGTCATCGGAACCACCACGATGATCAAGGCGTTGCCATTCAGCATCGGCGTTGCCGCGCTCGTCGTGTTCGCCCTCATCTCCCTCGCGGCAGCGGACTGGACCTTCGCCCTCATCGCGGTCGTCATGTTCCCGCTCATCACGCTGTTGTACCGCATCTACTCGGGCCTCGCCGTCGACCCGATCCGCCGCTCGCAGGAACGCATCGCCCACGTTTCGGCGGTCGCTCACGAGAGTTTCGACGGAGCGCTCGTCGTCAAGACCCTCGGCATCGAAGACGTCGAACGAGACCGATTCGCCGCCGCTGCCGACGAGCTCCGCCAAGAGCGCTACCGACTCGCTGCGCTTCGGGCGTTGTTCGAACCGGTGCTCGAGGTGCTGCCCTCGGTCGGCACGATCGTGCTGGTGCTCGTGGGAGCATGGCGGATCGATAGCGGCGCGGCGTCGGTCGGCAACCTCGTGCAGGCGGCCGCGATGTTCTCGCTGTTGGCCATGCCGATGCGCATCTTCGGGTTCTTCCTGCAGGAACTGCCGCGGTCGGTGGTGTCGATCCGCCGAGTCGATGAGGTGCTCGACGAGGCCGACGAGCCCGATGGCGCCGGGGTGGTGGCGCCCGACCGCGACCGCGCCGTGGGCGTCCGGTTCGACAACGTCACCTTCTCCTATGGGACATCGACGCCGGACGAGGTGGGCGAGGGTGTCGGCGTGGACGCGGGCGAGGGCGGTGTCGAGGTGCTGGACGGTGTGACCTTCGAAATCGCACCGGGCGAAACCGTGGCGCTCGTCGGATCGACCGGATCGGGGAAGTCGACCATCAACGACCTCCTCATCCGGGTGATCGACCCCGATTCGGGAACGATTTCGGTCGACGGCCACGACATCTCCACGATCGATCGTCAGTCGCTGAGCTCGCTGGTGCGCATCGCGTTTCAGGAGAGCTTCCTGTTCTCGACGACGATCCGGGACAACATCGTGCTGGCCGCCGGCGGCGGTGCTGCTGGCGGTGGTGAAGCCGGCGATAGTGACCTCGACGCCCGGCTCGAACACGTGGCGCGCGTCGCTCGCGTCGACCGGTTCGTCGAGCGGCTCCCAGCGAAGTGGGACACGGTCGTGGGGGAGCGCGGCGTCACGCTTTCGGGTGGCCAGCGCCAGCGCGTGGCCCTGGCTCGGGCATTGATGGGCTCACCCAAGGTGCTGTTGCTCGACGACGCCACCTCCGCGGTCGACCCCACGATCGAGGCCGAAATCCTCGCCAATCTCCGCGCCGAGCACGCCACGCTCATGGTGGTCGCTCACCGACTGTCGACCATCTTGTTGGCCGACCGGGTCTTGTTCCTCAATGACGGCCGCATCGCAGGTGACGGCACCCACGCCGACCTCCTCGCCAACCCCGACTACGCCGCGCTTGTGCATGCGTACGAGGAAACCGAGACCGACGAGGTGGAAGGGGAGGGCGACGATGACTGA
- a CDS encoding ABC transporter ATP-binding protein/permease produces the protein MTDARPAGARPADDLPAGARPAGARPAGAWSVLKRGLAESPELRRGVKSSAAVGILIAISRLVIPIAVQQIIDRGITGPDGFRPGFVIGCCSAALAALVLVAVGGRFTYYRMARVAEDTLYGLRTRAFDHIHRLSLSTHTESKRGVLVSRVTSDIDTLTQFAGWGALSWIMNSAVLVGVLLVMFVYSWQLTLITIAVIMPVVVVLRSVQRRQIAAYDEVRNATAATFSEISESVMGARVLRAYDLNGRARRNLHSAIAEQRRTTLKAAWYVGLMFPIADVFCAVALGAVIATGASVGVDWGLNAGSLVALMFLVNLLQQPIGELGEVLDQTQSAIAGWRKVLDVLDTPVDVVEPVDGVRLPAGPLDIDIDHVDFSYGDGALVLNDVVLKIPAGTNLAIVGETGSGKTTLAKLICRLADPTGGEIRVGGVDLRDVDAQARTHAIRMVPQDGFLFEGTVGDNILLGRTRYDGRPAGALDAMAAIDALGLRWWVDSLPDGLDTHTGERGDNLSVGERQLVALARAQLADPGLLILDEATSAVDPETERALAGALLRLAQGRTTVSIAHRLSTAEAADLVAVFDRGCLVELGAHDELVAAGGVYAGLYGSWVGNTRAS, from the coding sequence ATGACTGACGCTCGTCCGGCCGGCGCTCGTCCCGCCGACGACCTTCCGGCCGGCGCTCGTCCCGCCGGCGCTCGTCCGGCCGGCGCATGGTCGGTGCTCAAGCGCGGCCTCGCCGAATCGCCCGAACTTCGCCGCGGGGTCAAGAGTTCGGCAGCCGTCGGCATTCTCATCGCCATCAGTCGCCTGGTCATCCCGATCGCCGTCCAACAGATCATCGACCGCGGCATCACCGGCCCCGACGGCTTCCGGCCGGGCTTCGTCATCGGCTGCTGTTCGGCAGCGCTCGCCGCGCTCGTGCTCGTGGCCGTCGGCGGGCGTTTCACCTATTACCGGATGGCCCGTGTCGCCGAGGACACCCTCTATGGCCTGCGGACCCGGGCGTTCGATCACATCCACCGTCTCAGCCTCAGCACCCACACCGAATCGAAACGGGGAGTGCTCGTGAGCCGGGTCACCTCCGACATCGACACCCTCACGCAGTTCGCCGGTTGGGGAGCGCTGAGTTGGATCATGAACTCGGCGGTGCTCGTCGGTGTGCTGCTCGTGATGTTCGTCTACTCGTGGCAGCTCACGCTCATCACGATCGCGGTGATCATGCCGGTGGTTGTGGTGTTGCGTTCGGTGCAACGGCGTCAGATCGCGGCCTACGACGAGGTGCGCAACGCCACCGCGGCCACGTTCTCGGAGATCTCCGAGTCCGTGATGGGCGCCCGCGTTCTACGGGCCTACGACCTCAACGGACGTGCCCGTCGAAACCTCCACTCCGCCATCGCCGAGCAGCGCCGCACCACGTTGAAGGCCGCCTGGTATGTGGGGCTGATGTTTCCGATCGCCGATGTGTTCTGCGCGGTCGCGCTCGGAGCGGTGATCGCCACCGGGGCCAGCGTGGGGGTCGACTGGGGCCTGAACGCCGGGTCGCTGGTGGCGTTGATGTTCCTCGTGAATCTGTTGCAGCAGCCGATCGGCGAGCTCGGCGAGGTGCTCGACCAGACCCAGTCCGCCATTGCCGGGTGGAGAAAGGTGCTCGACGTGTTGGACACCCCCGTCGACGTCGTCGAGCCGGTTGACGGGGTTCGGTTGCCGGCGGGTCCACTGGATATCGACATCGATCATGTCGATTTCTCCTATGGTGACGGCGCGCTCGTGTTGAACGACGTCGTGTTGAAGATCCCCGCCGGCACCAACCTGGCGATCGTCGGCGAGACCGGCTCGGGAAAGACCACGCTCGCCAAACTGATCTGCCGTCTCGCCGACCCGACCGGCGGCGAGATCCGTGTCGGAGGGGTCGACCTTCGAGACGTCGACGCCCAGGCTCGCACCCATGCCATCCGCATGGTTCCCCAGGACGGCTTCCTGTTTGAAGGCACCGTCGGTGACAATATTCTGCTCGGCCGGACCCGCTATGACGGACGTCCCGCCGGGGCACTCGATGCGATGGCGGCGATCGACGCGCTTGGACTGCGATGGTGGGTCGACTCGTTGCCCGACGGCCTCGACACCCACACCGGCGAACGTGGCGACAACCTCTCGGTCGGCGAACGGCAACTCGTCGCGCTGGCCCGAGCCCAGCTCGCCGATCCCGGCCTGCTGATCCTCGACGAGGCGACCTCGGCCGTCGACCCCGAAACCGAACGAGCGCTTGCCGGCGCCTTGTTGCGCCTCGCGCAGGGGAGAACGACGGTGTCGATCGCCCACCGGCTTTCCACCGCCGAGGCCGCCGACCTGGTCGCGGTGTTCGACCGCGGATGCCTCGTCGAGTTGGGTGCGCATGACGAACTCGTCGCGGCCGGCGGGGTGTACGCCGGCCTCTACGGGTCGTGGGTCGGTAACACCCGCGCCTCATAG
- a CDS encoding DUF559 domain-containing protein → MKIDAADLAERTHGLTTTWWLRAAGMTRSEIRWLTRSGQWEDLGNGVLRRKGTPRTVEQQMLAAVLLVAGRRGHAAVSYESAGWLWSLDGMRPRPIHVVTTRSRVTTAPEGSRIRRMEELPARWTTQIDGITVCRPELLALHLFADFREETAIRRVEQMWSKRLLSGASIIRFLAQLGERGRDGTAGLRRYIDERGPDYTPPASGIEARAMTLFESNLMEFRRQVDTGAADWTGRVDFRHESLPVVVEVMSERYHRALVDVQADARRTAQLESDGFIVVEVWDDELFQRPGPILERVDDALREARARVSAQARAKARAQAGSQAGSLPTKPVLR, encoded by the coding sequence ATGAAGATCGATGCAGCTGACCTGGCCGAGCGAACCCACGGGCTCACAACCACCTGGTGGCTTCGCGCCGCGGGAATGACCCGATCCGAGATCCGCTGGCTCACTCGTTCGGGGCAGTGGGAAGACCTGGGCAACGGGGTGTTGCGACGCAAGGGGACGCCGCGCACCGTCGAACAGCAGATGCTCGCTGCGGTGTTGCTCGTGGCCGGACGTCGCGGCCATGCGGCGGTCTCCTATGAGTCCGCTGGGTGGTTGTGGTCGCTCGACGGAATGCGCCCCCGGCCGATTCACGTCGTGACAACCCGCAGCCGGGTGACGACCGCGCCTGAGGGGAGCCGAATTCGTCGCATGGAGGAACTGCCCGCGCGTTGGACGACGCAGATCGATGGGATCACCGTCTGTCGCCCCGAACTGTTGGCCCTGCACCTGTTCGCCGACTTTCGTGAGGAGACGGCGATTCGTCGAGTCGAACAGATGTGGTCGAAACGGCTGCTGTCGGGGGCATCGATCATCCGATTCTTGGCGCAACTCGGCGAGCGGGGTCGAGACGGCACCGCCGGGCTGCGCCGATACATCGACGAACGCGGACCCGACTACACGCCGCCGGCCTCCGGCATCGAGGCGCGGGCGATGACCCTGTTCGAGTCGAACCTGATGGAGTTTCGGCGACAGGTCGATACCGGTGCCGCCGACTGGACCGGGCGGGTCGACTTTCGTCACGAGTCGTTGCCGGTCGTGGTCGAGGTGATGAGCGAGCGATACCACCGTGCGCTCGTCGACGTGCAGGCCGATGCCCGACGCACCGCTCAGTTGGAGTCGGACGGATTCATCGTGGTCGAGGTCTGGGACGACGAGCTGTTTCAACGTCCGGGTCCGATCCTCGAACGGGTTGACGACGCGTTGCGCGAAGCCCGCGCTCGAGTCAGCGCCCAGGCCCGAGCGAAGGCCCGCGCCCAAGCCGGGAGTCAGGCCGGGAGCCTGCCCACCAAACCCGTTCTCCGATAA
- a CDS encoding CopG family transcriptional regulator: protein MSKREPKSAADQAEMTPAQEFHFYEQDENQIPQGPPRRRKRSNLSELVPVRFEPAVIDEVRSRAAADDRSVSSWIRRAVERELERQPPFSDNQWS, encoded by the coding sequence ATGAGTAAGCGCGAGCCAAAGAGCGCGGCCGACCAGGCGGAGATGACGCCGGCGCAGGAGTTCCACTTCTACGAGCAAGACGAGAACCAGATCCCGCAAGGTCCACCCCGTCGGCGGAAGCGGTCGAATCTGAGCGAGTTGGTGCCGGTGCGGTTTGAGCCTGCGGTGATAGATGAGGTTCGAAGCCGGGCAGCGGCCGACGATCGCTCGGTGTCGAGTTGGATTCGGCGCGCGGTCGAACGGGAGTTGGAACGACAGCCGCCGTTCTCCGATAACCAGTGGT